A stretch of Bacillus pseudomycoides DNA encodes these proteins:
- a CDS encoding YktB family protein has translation MTLQTFKSTDFAVFTVDGLEERMNAIKTNIHPKFEALGKQFSHYLSEQTGETFFYHVAKHARRKVNPPNDTWVAFSTNKRGYKMLPHFQIGLWGTHAFIYFGLIYECPQKVEAAHAFLEHLNDLKTNIPNDFVWSIDHTKPAVKLHNSLEITDLQKMIERLATIKKAELLVGIHITPEEFSTLTNEQFLTKIQTTMHSLLPLYKICNR, from the coding sequence ATGACATTACAAACATTTAAATCAACTGACTTTGCTGTCTTTACAGTTGATGGTCTCGAAGAACGAATGAATGCTATTAAAACGAATATTCATCCTAAATTTGAAGCTCTAGGTAAGCAATTTTCACATTATTTATCAGAACAAACTGGTGAAACTTTTTTCTATCATGTTGCAAAACATGCTCGACGTAAAGTCAATCCACCAAACGATACTTGGGTTGCTTTTTCAACAAATAAACGCGGATATAAAATGCTGCCACATTTTCAAATTGGTTTATGGGGTACTCATGCTTTCATATACTTTGGTTTAATCTATGAGTGTCCACAGAAAGTGGAAGCGGCTCACGCCTTCTTAGAACATTTAAATGATTTAAAAACAAATATACCAAATGACTTCGTTTGGTCCATTGACCATACTAAACCAGCTGTAAAACTACATAACTCACTTGAAATAACTGATTTACAAAAAATGATTGAACGCTTAGCAACTATAAAAAAAGCCGAGTTACTAGTTGGTATTCACATCACACCAGAAGAGTTCTCAACACTTACTAATGAACAATTTCTTACGAAGATCCAAACTACGATGCACTCACTCCTTCCTTTATATAAAATTTGCAATCGATAG